In the genome of Nonomuraea sp. NBC_00507, the window GGCGAGCGCGGGGAGCGTGGCCCGGCGGCGCAGCAGCGGGTCGAGCCGCCCGTGCACGAGCTGCAGCAGCTGCACCGCGAACTCGATGTCGCGCAGCCCGCCGGGCCCCAGCTTGAGCTGCCGCTCCCCCTCCGAGCGCACATGGGCCTCGACCCGGCGGCGCATGGCCTGCACGTCCTCGACGAAGTCCTTGCGGGTGGCCGCCGTCCAGACCATGTCGTTGACCGCCTCGACGTAGGCGGCGCCCAGCTCCATGTCGCCCGCCACCGGCCGGGCCTTGAGCAGCGCCTGGAACTCCCACGTCTTGGCCCAGCGCCGGTAGTAGGCCAGGTGGCTGCCGAGCGTGCGGACCAGCGGCCCGGAGCGTCCCTCGGGACGCAGGCCGGCGTCCACCTCCCACAGCGAGCCCTCGGGCGTGGTCGCGGTGCAGGCCCGCATCATGGCCTGGGCCAGCCTGGTCGCGGTACGCAGTGCCTTGGCCTCGTCGGCGTCCTCGCGCGGCTCGGCCACGAAGATCACGTCCACGTCGCTGATGTAGTTGAGCTCCCTGGCGCCGCACTTGCCCATGCCCACGACCGCGAGGCGTACGTCGCTCGCGTCCACCTCCGCCCGCGCGATGGCCAGGGCGGCCTCCAGCGCGGCGCCCGCGAGGTCGGACAGCTCGGCCATGACCTCCTGGAGCGAGGCCTGGCCGGTCAGGTCGCGCGCCGCCAGGTGCGTGAGCCTGCCCCGGTAGGCCACCCGCAGCGCCACCAGCGTCCTCTCGCCCGTGGCGACCGGCTCGGAGGCGTCCGGATCGGCGCCGACCGCGCGCAGCAGCTCGGCTCGCGCCTCGCCCGGCTGCGGCTCGGCCAGCCACGCGATCTGGCCGGGGTGACGGACGAGGTGCTCGCCCAGGGCGGCGCTGACGCCGAGCACGGCCAGCAGCCTGACCTTGAGGTCGCCGTCCTGGCGGAGGGTGCCGAGCACGGCGGGCTCGCGCTCGATCAGCCGGGTCAGCGAGACCAGTGCCAGGTCGGGGTCGGCCACGTCGACCAGCGACTCCAGGAGGTCGTCCAGGTCGGTGCCGGCCTGGCGGACGAGCTGGGCCGCCCTCGCGCCGTCGGCGAAGCCGAGCTTGGCGAGGCGCGCGGTGGTCGATTCGATCCTGGGCACCTCTCCATCTTGACAGCACTCGCGCCGGCAGCCGTAGCATCGAACGCAACGTTGCGTTGCGTTTCGGCGAGGAGGGTGGACGTGGGACGGGTGGACGTGGGACGGGTTTCGGCGACGGTGACGTGGGGGCTGCTCGCGGCTTGGGCCGTGCACGACGCGGAGGAGCTGGCGACCATGGCGGGATGGGCGCGAGCCGCCCGGCCGCGGCTGGAGGAGCGGCTTCCCTGGATTCCCTGGGAGCGGCTGGAGGTGTCACAGCGGCACGTCAACGTGGCCATCGGGCTCATGGGCGGGGTGATGGCGGGGGCGGCGGCCCTGGGGGCGCGCACGGGCGGGCGGAGCCCGGTCTTCCAGGCGGCGCTGGCCGGCTTCGGCGCGCATGGGGTGGCGCACCTGGCGCAGGTGGCCGTGACCCGTGGGTACACGCCCGGGGCGGTGACCGCCCCCCTGGTGGTGATCCCCTTCTCGGTGTGGGCGTGGCGGCGGCTGCGGTCCGAAGGGGTGCCGGTGCGTTCCGGGCGCGCGGGCCTGGCGGCGACGGCGGCTTTCCCGCTG includes:
- a CDS encoding HXXEE domain-containing protein — protein: MGRVDVGRVSATVTWGLLAAWAVHDAEELATMAGWARAARPRLEERLPWIPWERLEVSQRHVNVAIGLMGGVMAGAAALGARTGGRSPVFQAALAGFGAHGVAHLAQVAVTRGYTPGAVTAPLVVIPFSVWAWRRLRSEGVPVRSGRAGLAATAAFPLVLGGVHAIAHALTQPRGTRRASAARAARAAGGRGATSDSGEPRVKGGPGATSGAGGPRVRGGRRL